CAAGTCCATTTACAGAAGGATAAGCATGAATTTCGAGGCACAAGCCAATAGAATGAGCAAAATCTTCAAATACTAAAGTAGTCTGTTCGTTAACAGCACGATGTAATTTTTGGTAAACCCGATCTTCAAAAATAGAAGGAAATACTTCTTCCCATACCTGTTTGCCAATTAGCTGCTCGCGAGTTTTGTGCAATAGCCTAAGAGCTTGTTCATTGATATAAACGCAACGCCACTGGTCGTTAAAGGAGACAAAAGCATCAGTAATACTTTCTAGAATATTGGTAACTTCTGTACGTGCAGCTTCTGCTTTGGCTAAACTCGCCTGAGATCGGTTTCTAGCTATTCTCAGTTCTGTATTCAAGGAATTAATCAAGACCGATACAAATATGAATACCACTAACTGAGCAACATTCTCCCAACTGGTGGGCGTAACAGAATGAACTGGAGGTATAAAGAAATAATCACTAACTAATACTGCCAAGATTGTAGCTAGTAATCCTGGTTTGAATCCACCATACCAATTACTGATAGCCACAGCAGCAAAAAATATTACTAATATGCTCTTGTTGAGGACTGGCTGCAATATGAGAGTTAGTAGCAATGCTACTGCTACACTCAATACAGCCATACCGTAACGCAGGATTCGAGGATCTATGACTCTCAACATTTTCTGTGTTCGTAGTTATGAAACACGCTGTGAATAATTGTTTAACTTGTCCGCACTTAATATTGCTACTACACAATCAAGTTTTCATTCCATACAAGTTAATAAACTTGCTGAGAAACGCTCGATTTCAAAGGTATATGAGACTGGAAATGGTTACTGGGATATGATGTGAATGCCTAGAAGATATTTCTATACATATCTCAGGTAAAATAGCATGATTCATTTATGGGGGCAATGCACTTTTTACCCATATATTTTAAAAAATTTCTGATAATTCAACTAATTTGAATATTGTATAAATAGCTAAATGCAGGCATCTGATAAACGTCACATTTTCGTCATAACTTTTCCGCAAAAACGTCATATACATCAGCTAATTTGTAAATCATTTTGGCTAACTAAATTTTTGATAGTGAGAATTCACAGATGTAAAACAGATTACTAATCTGAGCGATGAACGACTTTTAATTCTCCAGTTTAGTGGTGTCTCTTGCCGAAAAATGTTTGAACGAACAAGGCTGGAATAATTTACCTTAGCCAATAGGGTGAAGCAATTGCACAATTGCCTGCACTAACTCCTCTGGATCGACAGGTTTGGCGATATGCATTTGAAATCCGGCGGCTAAGGCTTGTTGCTGGTTGATTTCTCCTGCATAGGCAGTCAGCGCGATCGCGCTAATGTTTCCTCCCTGTTGTGGTGCCCATTTTCTAATTTGTCGAATTAAGGAATAGCCATCCATTTCTGGCATTCCTACATCACACAACAGTAAATCTGGCAGAGACTGATTTAATAAAGTTAATGCTTGTACTGCCGAAGCGGCTGTCGTAACTTGTGCGCCAGATTCTGTCAGGATGAATTCTGCTAACTCCCGCATATCTGCATCATCATCGACAACCAAGATTTGAATACCTTTGAGATCTGCCACAGTTTCTAAATGGGTGTGATTAGAAGATAGTTCTTGTTCGACGACGTTTAACGGTAGCCGAACGGTAAATGTTGCTCCTAAATTCTGTCCTGGGCTATCTGCCTGAACTGTTCCGCCATGTAGTTCAGTTAAATGACGGACAATCGCCAGCCCTAAACCCAGTCCCCCAAATTTTCGCGTTCTCGTACTGTCTTCTTGCCGGAAGTATTCAAATACATGAGGTAAGAACTCCGATTTGATGCCAATGCCTGTATCTTTAACTTGAATTTGAGCGTATATACCAACCTGCTCTAGGTGAACTTCAACTCTGCCAGCCAATGGTGTAAACTTCACAGAATTAGAAAGCAGGTTCCAGACAACTTGTTGTAGGCGGTTGGCATCGCCGACAACGTTGCCAGAAATTGAGTTGAATTTAGTTTGGATCTGAATGTTTTTAGCTTCTGCTGACAGTCGTACTGTTTCTAAGGCTGCTTCAATTATTGCAGCTAAATTAACGGGTGCGACATTTAACGTCATTTTCCCTTGGAGGATGCGGGAAACATCCAACAAATCCTCAATCAGTTGGGCTTGCAGCTTGGCATTGCGTTCGATGGTTTCTAAGGCTTGGTCGGTTTTTGTGGCATCTAGGTGCTTGCTGCGGAGCATTTTTGTCCAACCGAGAATCGGGTTGAGGGGCGATCGCAATTCGTGGGACAGGACGGCGAGAAATTCATCTTTGACTCGGTTAGCGGCTTCTGCTTTAGCGCGATCGCGTTGCGCTAGTTGATACAACTGAGCATTATCAATTGCTAAGGAAGCACGGTGAGCTAGTTCTTCTGCTAGCTGCAAATTCTTTTGGTCGTAACTTTGCCCGGATTCGGCTGAGATAAAGCTAATTACACCGAAAATGCGTTCTTGGGATTTTAAGGGTACTGTCATTGCAGATTTAAACCCAACTTGCCGCAAAATTTCTAAATGTTCTAAGTCCTGTGCTGTTTGGACGAGCAGATCGTCGGGAATATCTGAAAATAATTGCGGTTGTCCAGTTCGCAATGTCAATGCAGCGCCGTGAGACGCATTCGGATTTAGAGGATATTTCTGTCTGATTTTGTGCGCCCATTCGAGTTTGGCACGATCAGCGTGAGCTACGGCAATTTGCTCGATCGCACCATTTTCTGCAACTACGTGTACTGTACACCAATCTGCCAATTCCGGTACTGCCAGCTGGGCGACTAGTTCTAAGGTAGTCTGATAATCGAGGGAAGATGCTAAAACTGCACTCGCTTCTGCCAAAAAGCGTTGACCGCGCTCTAACTGTACTCTTTCTGTTACATCCACGACATACACTAAAACTTCTTCTACCTGATGGTGGGAGTTTGTGGTTGGCAGATAGTAAACGTTAAAGTAACCGGGACAGCGATCGCGGCGTCCGGGAACTTTAACCGCAAAGTTAGGTGAGATGAAGGGATGGCCTGTGGTATAAATTTCATGGAAGACTGCAACTACTTTGGGATCTGATTGCCCAAAAAGTTCGGGAATTGAACGCCCTAAGTGTTGGTCGCGGGTCAGTCCATTAATTTCTGCTAATGCTTCATTAATCGCAATAAATCGCTGCTCGGCATCTAACAGGGCAAGTCCGACTGGAGAGGTTTCAAAAATGGTTGCTAGTTGATTTTGTGCAGCTTCTGCTTGAGTACGGGCAATGCGTTCGCGTTCTAACAATTGTTCTTTTTCTTGTTCGGCTTGCTTGCGCTCGGTGATATCAAGTACAGCACCGATTGAGTGTTTGGGATTTCCCTGAGAATCGTAAGTAAATTTTCCTCTGGCTTCTACCCAGTGAATTGAGCCATCCGCCCAACGCAGACGATATTCATGGTGGTACTCTTTTTTCTCACTCATGGCTTGCTGAAATTTTGCCCTCGTTTCAGCTAAATCATCAGGATGTACTTGATTTGCCCAAGCTTTATAACTGGGTTTACATCTATGCGATTGCAAACCTAAGATGGTGAAATGTCCTTCTGACCAGACGAGCGTGCGAGTCTGCATATCCCAGTTCCACGTTCCCATGCGTCCAACTTTCAACGCCACTTGCAGGTGAGCTTCGCTTTCTCGCAATTCTTCTTCAGCGCGCGATCGCTCTACGGCTAACCAGGTTTTTTGGGCAATTCGTTCCATTAGTTCCACATTGTCTTCTGTCCAGTGGCGCGGATCAATATGATGCAACACAAATAACGCAACAAAGCGCCCGGCTTTCACCAAAGGAACGCACAATAAAGATTTTGTCTGGATGGCGGCAAAGGCGGCTGCTCCCGCACCCATAGTCCGCGGATCGAGATCGACATCATCAACGACTATTGTTTTGCCTTGCTTGAGTTCAGCTATGAGTTCCGGGCCAAAGGAATTCATGTGGTGAGTGCCAGCCACACTCATGACACCATTGCAATAGTCGCGATCGACAATGACATATTCCTGCGTAGAATCAATTTCACCATAGGTACAGCGTGTGACGTTGAGGTGTTCGCCTGTGGACGAAACTACCCGCCACATAATTTCCTTCGAGTCTTGGATAGCACGAATTGCATCATTTAATTCGATCAAGAATTGCTGTTGTTTCTCCTTGCGCTGAAGTTTTTGCAGCGTAGCTTGTTCTTGTGCTAAAAAGCGATCGCGCTCGGCTGCAATTTGTTTGCGCTCTGTAATATCAACGGTAACGCCAGTAATCCGAATTCCTCGCCCAGTTTCATCGAGATAAACTTGTCCTTGGCTATTGAGCCAGCGCACTACACCGTCGGGAGCAATTACCCGATACTCTTGCTCGTAGGAAGATTCTCCCGCGATCGCTGTTTGTGCTGCTTGCACGATCCGTTGGCGATCGTCTGGATGAATCACCGCAAAAAATTCTTCTGTTGTGCCTGCTTGCATACCCCAAACTGAAGGCGCGTTGGGAGAACACACTACATAATTTGTGATTAAATCCATGTCCCAGGCGACCATCTGCGCAGAAGACAAAGCAAGCTGTAAGCGTTCTTCAGTTTGTCGCAAGTTTTCTTCAATCTGCTTGCGTGCGGTAACATCTTGAAAGACAGCAACGGCTGCAACAATTTGATTTTGGCGATCGAGAATTGGTGCGGAATTAACATTAATAAAAATATGGCTGCCATCAGTTTGATGTAA
The genomic region above belongs to Calothrix sp. NIES-2098 and contains:
- a CDS encoding two-component hybrid sensor and regulator, whose translation is MKRDATGKFVSNWDSETKQRVSLSLTSTAWRLLDVEAHKRGISRSEVIEQIARSLESESENTALQERIIEQQQAIATLQHQKQELETLLENAPDAIARFDAHIRYLYVNRIVEQALGFPRDALLGKSMSEFMSDPIYLFWEEHLRQVFATAQPQEIEFEFQTSWGLRFYQARLVPELDAEGTPISVVVISRDITEARKAQQQHSQLLAAQETERQVTTILESITDAFVAFDREWRYVYVNHAAAAILHQTPAKLIGKHVWNEVFPELVGGFGYQQLHRAVKEQVPVSWEEFGEPVQCWLEVKAYPSAQGLAVYFRDITERKQVEAEKERLWQELEIERTRFEAVLRQLPVGVLIADATSGKLILANEQAKQIVRYDYEQSLELEEYLPVTPFAAFDRDGRLYEAYEYPLARSLFTGEAIANEEMGLHQTDGSHIFINVNSAPILDRQNQIVAAVAVFQDVTARKQIEENLRQTEERLQLALSSAQMVAWDMDLITNYVVCSPNAPSVWGMQAGTTEEFFAVIHPDDRQRIVQAAQTAIAGESSYEQEYRVIAPDGVVRWLNSQGQVYLDETGRGIRITGVTVDITERKQIAAERDRFLAQEQATLQKLQRKEKQQQFLIELNDAIRAIQDSKEIMWRVVSSTGEHLNVTRCTYGEIDSTQEYVIVDRDYCNGVMSVAGTHHMNSFGPELIAELKQGKTIVVDDVDLDPRTMGAGAAAFAAIQTKSLLCVPLVKAGRFVALFVLHHIDPRHWTEDNVELMERIAQKTWLAVERSRAEEELRESEAHLQVALKVGRMGTWNWDMQTRTLVWSEGHFTILGLQSHRCKPSYKAWANQVHPDDLAETRAKFQQAMSEKKEYHHEYRLRWADGSIHWVEARGKFTYDSQGNPKHSIGAVLDITERKQAEQEKEQLLERERIARTQAEAAQNQLATIFETSPVGLALLDAEQRFIAINEALAEINGLTRDQHLGRSIPELFGQSDPKVVAVFHEIYTTGHPFISPNFAVKVPGRRDRCPGYFNVYYLPTTNSHHQVEEVLVYVVDVTERVQLERGQRFLAEASAVLASSLDYQTTLELVAQLAVPELADWCTVHVVAENGAIEQIAVAHADRAKLEWAHKIRQKYPLNPNASHGAALTLRTGQPQLFSDIPDDLLVQTAQDLEHLEILRQVGFKSAMTVPLKSQERIFGVISFISAESGQSYDQKNLQLAEELAHRASLAIDNAQLYQLAQRDRAKAEAANRVKDEFLAVLSHELRSPLNPILGWTKMLRSKHLDATKTDQALETIERNAKLQAQLIEDLLDVSRILQGKMTLNVAPVNLAAIIEAALETVRLSAEAKNIQIQTKFNSISGNVVGDANRLQQVVWNLLSNSVKFTPLAGRVEVHLEQVGIYAQIQVKDTGIGIKSEFLPHVFEYFRQEDSTRTRKFGGLGLGLAIVRHLTELHGGTVQADSPGQNLGATFTVRLPLNVVEQELSSNHTHLETVADLKGIQILVVDDDADMRELAEFILTESGAQVTTAASAVQALTLLNQSLPDLLLCDVGMPEMDGYSLIRQIRKWAPQQGGNISAIALTAYAGEINQQQALAAGFQMHIAKPVDPEELVQAIVQLLHPIG